tgtgatcGATGTCTCAACTATTTTGCTACAGAAGGCAAACTCCAACAGCATTCAGTAAATTGTGGTGAAAAAGAAGCGGTGCGGGTACGAATGCCTGAAACTGATGACGAGCGGTTCGTTGAGTTCAAAGATTTCAACAGCAAGGAACGTGTTGAGTATATGGTGTACGCTGACTTTGAGGCACTATTGGTACCACAACATCATGAAGACATGGAAATGGATCATGggtcttatacaaaaaatattcaaaaacatgtacCCTACAGTGTAGGTTACTATGTTCATTGTACCCATGATCCCAACCAATCGTTTTATAAGGCATACCGTGGTGCTGATTGTGTCAAGTGGTTTGTTCATGAACTGGAACAAGTAGCGTACTCAttagagcaaaaaataaaacacgttaaACCAATGTATCCGCTCACCGTCGAACAAGAACTGGATTTTATGTCAGCAGAGAAGTGTCACATTTGTGGTAAAGATTTCGTATCCAATTCCATACGTGTTCGCGACCATTCACATCGCACAGGTAATGcaggttatttattattttttaatttcatctaattttatattaatctattttaggtATCTACCGTGGAGCAGCACACCAATTTTGTAATCTGCATTATCAAGATTCAAGGGTGATACCTGTTGTGATGCACAACTTAAGTGGATACGAttcgcattttattattgaagctctgctgacggaaatcgacggtcaagttgatgtgttgcccatcaacaaagaaaagtacATCAGTTTCACAAAGCACGTCTCGGACATTCAATTAAGATTCATTGATTCCTTCCGATTTCTCGCAGACAAGTTGGAAAATCTGGCCTCATatttagataatgataaaaaatccattttacataaagaggtaaatgataaaaaataattaatttttaatacagggttgtaatttgttttttaattttttataggtcagtaatgatgaacaatttcaattgctaACGAGAAAAGGTGTATTTCCATATGAATACATGAGTAGCTGGGGACGTCTCCAAGAGACAAAATTACCACCAAAGGAGGCGTTCTACAGTGTGTTAACAGATGAACACATAACGGATGAGGATTATAACCATGCGATACAGGTATGGAACACATTCAATTTACATACACTAGGTGATTATTCAGACCTGTATATGAAAACTGATGTGTTACTACTtgcggatatttttgaaaatttccgtaacACTTGTATTCATAGCTATAGTCTCGATCCTAGTCACTATTACACACTTCCTGGCTATACGTGGAGCGCCATGTTGAAATACACCAATATCAAATTGGAATTGTTCACGGATATTGATGACTTGTTGTTTATCGAGAAAGGAATCAGAGGCGGTGTAAGTCAATGTTCTAATCGCTATGCTAAGGCAAACAATAAGTACATGGAAGAGGGGTATGATAAAACTCAAGAAGATGTCTACCTTATGTATTACGATGTGGTGAACCTATATGGTGCAGCAATGTGTGGATACCTACCAACAGGAAATTTTAAGTGGGTTGACACACCAAACATCGAGGATGTTGCAGATGATTCACCAGTCGGGTACATTTTAGAAGTAGACCTTGAAATACCCCAACATCTACATGATAACTTTAGCGATTTACCGCCATGTCCGGAGACAACGAAACCACctggatcaaaacaaaaatatcttctgtcaaccctttacaataagaccaactatgtcgtgcactacaggaatttaaaactgtatacacaactcggtgttaaggtaacaaaataccaccgtgtgttacaattcgatcaatctgcatggttgaaaccatatattgatttcaataccGAGATGCGCAAGAACGCCTCAAATGAGTTTGAAAAAGCATTATTCAAACTCATGATTAATGCCATCTTCGGTAAAACCATGGAGAATGTGAGGAAACATCGGGTTGtgtacatacgaaaaaattgggatggaaaacatggtgtgaagaaattaattgccaaccccaattttcacagtatgatggtgctcgacaatgacgtcagtattgttgaaatgaaaaaatcacagaTACGTTTCAACAAACCCATCTACATAGGCTTCACAATTTTAGACATATCGAAAACGTTTGTGTATGACTTCCACTACAACTACATGTACCAACGGTACAACCCCACAAATGTCAGGTTATTATACACAGACACCGATAGTCTAATTTATAGCGTGAGAAATACTGACGTCTATGAGGTCATGAAACAGGATATTAATCGTTTTGATACGGCTGACTATGCACCCGACAACATCTATGGTATGCCACTACGTAATAAGAAAGTCAAGGGTTTAATGTCCGATGAAAATAATGGTGATGTTATGctagaatttgtcggattacgttgcaaaatgtatgctattcgggtgcaaaataaaaaagagactaaacgatccaagggtctcaagaagtcagctatccgaaaacttacttttgaggactataagcggtgtttgcttgagaaccgtaacttttaccgtgttcagcaaagcatccaatccaagcgacaccgcttacataccatcaaacagcagaaagtgggcttatcaccatttgaccaaaaacgacacattactcacaattcatgtgaaacaaaaccatggggccactatagcattatttgttgagtgtaagtattttatattttatgtttttaatatttagctaatttttgctgttgtttcagaaatgtgtcctgctgttgttgtgatgatcctcaaagtggttcggtattgtgataggtgtacaaacaattgatagagtagtgcgcatgaacaattgatagagtagtggtgggggtgtaaaaaaattgatagttaggtagaattattatagaaaacaatttagtgttagtttaaacatacaaaatgcaaGACTTTGGTAATCATACTAGTGATAATAACtgtattgttaatatgattaaagaaaattgtagtttaagtactataaacaatgtgttaacaaagtattttaaaacattagttaatatggcaattaaatgtggtcgaccggaaactttaaactaccttattgataaggtagaacaaatggacttagaagtgaaattttccccatcgtcagacgatgaagacaaacaaatttggaactggattttaaaaaatatccactctggacaaaaagatggaattgtaggactatccatttttgaacaatcttactacagtgtatttacatcagacgagttatccgactatgttcaagtgaaagaaataattgaaaattatcttatgaagaAAGATGATGATGGTGACAATggacacttttcagaataataattataatgtattttcgataatttataaatatatattttttaaatattattataatacaactctgtttttatatgttatagataaaattttacaataaaaataatatttttacaatgtgatattttttatttatttttttataaaacacaaatatgttcacaaaaacggtccactataacaaattttttattgttacaagtatgttcataaaaacgttccactataaaaggagactttttttatcaatatatgaatcgtgtaaagagtcgaaccctaaccaccggactttaacttt
This genomic interval from Chrysoperla carnea chromosome 1, inChrCarn1.1, whole genome shotgun sequence contains the following:
- the LOC123297753 gene encoding uncharacterized protein LOC123297753, which gives rise to MDTYERNVMQTLNVVPQGGSTDMMKKVERALRLIKTVEEAERWMILNKQNIRLFKKMLMLKKENPLRLEANIGLCKSYQRQLHRLRLDLVKQGGGVTKKQNRHLIWETIETHHQGRVKTGMITNLDYKDPNIFFNRAFPMFRRHVRRELVNHPLKVYIMFTGNFIKPSTKEEDLKTFITSAKEMYLTTDMQEWYIDHVKNYLLKKLEEFQERDSGWALDMIINIRVHMNKYSPITAGTFCELPSAIKCRKAVINVRNDDQHCFLWSIMSALYPVEKDPQPKLARSGVTKFEHKIYLCDRCLNYFATEGKLQQHSVNCGEKEAVRVRMPETDDERFVEFKDFNSKERVEYMVYADFEALLVPQHHEDMEMDHGSYTKNIQKHVPYSVGYYVHCTHDPNQSFYKAYRGADCVKWFVHELEQVAYSLEQKIKHVKPMYPLTVEQELDFMSAEKCHICGKDFVSNSIRVRDHSHRTGIYRGAAHQFCNLHYQDSRVIPVVMHNLSGYDSHFIIEALLTEIDGQVDVLPINKEKYISFTKHVSDIQLRFIDSFRFLADKLENLASYLDNDKKSILHKEVSNDEQFQLLTRKGVFPYEYMSSWGRLQETKLPPKEAFYSVLTDEHITDEDYNHAIQVWNTFNLHTLGDYSDLYMKTDVLLLADIFENFRNTCIHSYSLDPSHYYTLPGYTWSAMLKYTNIKLELFTDIDDLLFIEKGIRGGVSQCSNRYAKANNKYMEEGYDKTQEDVYLMYYDVVNLYGAAMCGYLPTGNFKWVDTPNIEDVADDSPVGYILEVDLEIPQHLHDNFSDLPPCPETTKPPGSKQKYLLSTLYNKTNYVVHYRNLKLYTQLGVKVTKYHRVLQFDQSAWLKPYIDFNTEMRKNASNEFEKALFKLMINAIFGKTMENVRKHRVVYIRKNWDGKHGVKKLIANPNFHSMMVLDNDVSIVEMKKSQIRFNKPIYIGFTILDISKTFVYDFHYNYMYQRYNPTNVRLLYTDTDSLIYSVRNTDVYEVMKQDINRFDTADYAPDNIYGMPLRNKKVKGLMSDENNGDVMLEFVGLRFPTFTIRLCFASKQLFPPLHRSIDSLCDVYES